Proteins encoded within one genomic window of Ottowia sp. SB7-C50:
- a CDS encoding group II truncated hemoglobin encodes MNQETESVTPFERLGGEPAVRALVERFYDLMDLEPGYAAVRGTHGSTLDDARQKLFWFLCGWLGGPDYYVERFGHPRLRMRHLPFSIGIQERDEWLACMDQAMHETGVDPALRERLNRSFFQTADWMRNRGG; translated from the coding sequence TTGAATCAAGAAACCGAGTCCGTCACTCCGTTCGAGCGCCTGGGCGGCGAACCGGCCGTGCGCGCGCTGGTCGAGCGCTTTTACGACCTGATGGATCTGGAGCCCGGCTACGCTGCCGTGCGCGGCACGCACGGCAGCACGCTGGACGACGCGCGGCAGAAGCTGTTCTGGTTTCTGTGCGGCTGGCTGGGTGGGCCCGATTACTACGTCGAGCGCTTCGGCCACCCGCGTCTGCGCATGCGCCACCTGCCGTTTTCCATCGGCATCCAGGAGCGCGACGAATGGCTGGCCTGCATGGACCAGGCCATGCACGAAACCGGCGTGGACCCGGCGCTGCGCGAGCGGCTGAACCGCAGCTTCTTCCAGACCGCCGACTGGATGAGGAACCGGGGTGGCTGA